In Phocoena sinus isolate mPhoSin1 chromosome X, mPhoSin1.pri, whole genome shotgun sequence, a genomic segment contains:
- the NUDT11 gene encoding diphosphoinositol polyphosphate phosphohydrolase 3-beta isoform X1 — MKCKPNQTRTYDPEGFKKRAACLCFRSEREDEVLLVSSSRYPDRWIVPGGGMEPEEEPGGAAVREVYEEAGVKGKLGRLLGIFEQNEDRKHRTYVYVLTVTEILEDWEDSVSIGRKREWFKIEDAIKVLQCHKPVHAEYLQKLKLGGSPTSGNSMAPSLPESDP, encoded by the exons ATGAAGTGCAAGCCGAACCAGACGCGGACCTACGACCCGGAGGGGTTCAAGAAGCGGGCGGCgtgcctgtgcttccggagcgaGCGCGAGGACGAGGTGCTGTTAGTGAGTAGCAGTCGGTACCCGGACCGCTGGATCGTGCCGGGCGGGGGCATGGAGCCCGAGGAGGAGCCGGGCGGTGCTGCAGTCCGCGAGGTGTACGAAGAGGCGGGAGTCAAGGGGAAGTTGGGCCGGCTCCTGGGCATTTTCGAGCAGAACGAAGATCGCAAGCACAGAACGTACGTGTATGTACTGACTGTCACTGAGATTCTGGAGGATTGGGAAGATTCGGTTAGCATTGGGAGGAAGCGAGAGTGGTTCAAAATCGAAGATGCGATCAAGGTTCTCCAGTGCCACAAGCCCGTGCATGCCGAATATCTGCAAAAACTAAAGCTGGGCGGTTCCCCAACCAGTGGAAACTCCATGGCCCCGTCCCTGCCAGAGAGCGATCCCTA A
- the NUDT11 gene encoding diphosphoinositol polyphosphate phosphohydrolase 3-beta isoform X2 — protein MKCKPNQTRTYDPEGFKKRAACLCFRSEREDEVLLVSSSRYPDRWIVPGGGMEPEEEPGGAAVREVYEEAGVKGKLGRLLGIFEQNEDRKHRTYV, from the exons ATGAAGTGCAAGCCGAACCAGACGCGGACCTACGACCCGGAGGGGTTCAAGAAGCGGGCGGCgtgcctgtgcttccggagcgaGCGCGAGGACGAGGTGCTGTTAGTGAGTAGCAGTCGGTACCCGGACCGCTGGATCGTGCCGGGCGGGGGCATGGAGCCCGAGGAGGAGCCGGGCGGTGCTGCAGTCCGCGAGGTGTACGAAGAGGCGGGAGTCAAGGGGAAGTTGGGCCGGCTCCTGGGCATTTTCGAGCAGAACGAAGATCGCAAGCACAGAACGTACGT ATGA